The following proteins come from a genomic window of Lolium rigidum isolate FL_2022 chromosome 5, APGP_CSIRO_Lrig_0.1, whole genome shotgun sequence:
- the LOC124658276 gene encoding uncharacterized protein LOC124658276, with protein sequence MATICVKASVGHLRVYEPAVQDDGAPPPKEREQDRLRLLQKIQQVYKDALSRLTDKWGCGAMILERFLGGGICLGLMDTRSNIIVNTHLTGVTRPVSRDEVLLGVVKEAKLRDIARRSLDGLVAFLTCFFPYLADWEAIRYLLLAEADPLVAARVISQDRGLKTFRLASDGPLKLALRCAAITAKHPRPKLLTFIWTSLPLKSMLLLTVQRALPRDRNQIFGKLSKEIAAGPPSHLLRPWPELTACDRKVTEVPYQHSTSLRRVLLGTIHGFYLKALARMPTGELQSRFHRSLLKAGHCYGPFDPVSNIILNTIWYENSFPPPIQEAKLDAVGTLSLMRIEARSFYGLVSCLCTRYPELTMHQALRCLLDTDLNLELSLEAAMRMQEQQSQCSSIQSAYRAAAIAAWHPKPDAQVEFLCSCKDILGVSRLLAGGQQLRSQEVQHLARLLCPNSPAGTPLQQPLVATRRLNDVMAEGRKQRRALRRISKKINAALRRYGSQNSPQCYQLHVICGANKFVSGPDYCEESGPGIYHRTHANFLATQLVGSIASAPILFFAELSNDDDDQDSQLLCCPVDFPPPCAATLIRCLFCENKGIRIVHPASETFHGLELEFDKMVRREDLYDKEFDPELEEQFYTNRRMLENSELISEWVEGLDEDCMYVDSDDFSDD encoded by the exons ATGGCCACTATCTGTGTAAAAGCCAGCGTCGGCCACCTTCGCGTCTACGAGCCGGCGGTACAAGACGACGGCGCCCCGCCGCCCAAGGAGCGAGAGCAGGACAGGTTGCGTCTCCTCCAGAAGATCCAACAAGTCTACAAGGACGCCCTCTCACGGCTCACCGACAAGTGGGGCTGCGGCGCCATGATTCTAGAGCGCTTCCTCGGCGGAGGGATCTGCCTTGGCCTCATGGACACCCGTTCCAACATCATCGTTAATACCCACCTCACCGGCGTAACTCGGCCCGTCAGCAGGGACGAGGTGCTGCTCGGGGTCGTCAAGGAAGCCAAGCTGAGGGACATTGCGCGGCGCTCCCTTGACGGCCTCGTCGCCTTCCTCACCTGCTTCTTCCCCTACCTGGCTGACTGGGAAGCCATCCGCTACCTGCTACTCGCCGAAGCCGACCCCCTTGTCGCCGCCCGCGTCATCTCCCAGGATCGCGGCCTCAAGACGTTTCGCTTAGCCTCCGACGGCCCCCTCAAGCTGGCCCTTAGgtgcgccgccatcaccgccaagcaCCCGCGGCCCAAGCTGCTTACCTTCATTTGGACGTCGCTGCCCCTCAAGAGCATGCTGTTGCTCACGGTGCAGCGAGCCCTCCCCCGTGACCGCAACCAAATCTTCGGCAAGTTGTCCAAGGAAATAGCTGCCGGCCCTCCTAGTCACCTGCTCAGGCCATGGCCGGAGCTCACCGCCTGCGACAGGAAGGTCACAGAGGTGCCGTACCAGCACTCAACTTCACTGAGGCGAGTGCTCCTCGGCACCATCCATGGGTTCTACCTCAAGGCGCTCGCCAGGATGCCCACCGGTGAGCTGCAGTCCCGCTTTCACCGCAGTCTGCTCAAGGCTGGTCATTGCTATGGCCCATTCGACCCTGTCTCAAACATCATCCTTAACACTATCTGGTATGAAAATTCCTTCCCACCACCGATCCAGGAAGCTAAGCTGGACGCGGTTGGCACCTTGAGTCTGATGCGGATTGAGGCCCGATCCTTCTACGGCCTCGTCTCTTGCCTCTGCACCCGTTACCCAGAGCTCACTATGCATCAAGCATTGCGGTGCCTGCTCGACACAGATCTCAACCTCGAACTCAGCCTTGAAGCTGCTATGAGAATGCAGGAACAACAATCACAGTGCAGCAGTATCCAATCAGCCTACAGGGCTGCTGCCATTGCCGCGTGGCATCCCAAACCTGATGCGCAAGTAGAATTCCTCTGTTCATGCAAAGATATTTTGGGCGTTTCTCGGCTGCTTGCTGGAGGCCAGCAGCTTCGCTCTCAAGAGGTCCAGCACCTTGCCAGGTTATTGTGCCCTAATTCCCCGGCTGGCACGCCACTCCAGCAGCCGCTAGTTGCCACACGGCGACTCAATGACGTCATGGCAGAAGGAAGGAAACAGCGCAGGGCTCTTAGAAGAATCTCCAAGAAGATCAATGCTGCACTAAGGAGATACGGAAGCCAGAACTCG CCTCAGTGTTATCAGCTTCATGTGATTTGTGGTGCGAATAAGTTTGTTTCTGGTCCTGATTACTGTGAAGAATCTGGTCCTGGTATATACCATCGAACTCATGCCAACTTTTTGGCGACTCAGCTTGTTGGCAGCATAGCTTCAGCTCCAATACTGTTCTTTGCTGAGCTTAGCAATGATGATGACGATCAGGATAGCCAGCTTTTGTGTTGCCCTGTGGATTTCCCACCACCTTGTGCTG CAACATTGA TCCGCTGCCTTTTCTGCGAGAACAAAGGGATCAGGATTGTGCACCCGGCTTCAGAGACATTCCATGGGCTCGAGTTGGAGTTTGACAAGATGGTTCGCAGAGAAGATCTATACGATAAGGAATTTGATCCGGAATTAGAAGAGCAATTCTACACCAACCGTCGCATGCTTGAAAATAGTGAATTGATTTCAGAGTGGGTGGAAGGACTGGACGAGGACTGCATGTACGTTGACAGCGATGACTTCAGCGATGATTAG